In one Acidibrevibacterium fodinaquatile genomic region, the following are encoded:
- the istA gene encoding IS21 family transposase has product MRQIRQTLRLASDGISARAMGRMLGVARSTIQDNLKRAQAAGLAWPLPADLSDAVLEERLFARSGAPRGVRRRAEPVWSELVCEFKRPGVNLMVLWEEYRAGHPEGYSYSRFCDLFREFEARLSPVMRQEHRAGDKVFVDYSGKKLGITDPATGIVRMAEIFVAVLGASNYTYAEASWTQTLPDWIGAHSRMFRFFGGVPRLIVPDNLKSGVNKASFYDPEINLSYGRMASHYGVGVLPARPRRPKDKAKVEAGVRFAQSYILGRLRQQTFFSLAEANQAIAGMVERINAHVMRRLGVSRRHLFETIERQALAALPETDHEFAEWGFARVSLDYHVEVCGFFYSVPHQLIRQQVDTRATERMVEIFHQGKRVAVHQRRYGGPRHGTAPEHMPSAHRRYAAWTPERFRSWGASIGPQTEGLIIAILANRPHPEQGFRTCLGILRLFKELDRPRAEAVAARAVAFGAFNYKSIASIIASKLDQTASPPDEAQAVLTHGNLRGAEYFH; this is encoded by the coding sequence ATGCGGCAGATACGACAAACCTTACGGCTGGCCAGTGACGGCATCAGCGCCAGGGCGATGGGGCGGATGCTGGGCGTGGCGCGGAGCACGATCCAGGACAATCTGAAGCGGGCGCAGGCAGCGGGGCTGGCGTGGCCGTTGCCGGCCGACCTCAGTGATGCGGTTTTGGAGGAGCGGCTGTTTGCCCGCAGCGGCGCGCCGCGGGGGGTGCGCCGGCGCGCCGAGCCGGTCTGGAGCGAGCTGGTCTGCGAGTTCAAGCGCCCGGGCGTGAACCTGATGGTGCTGTGGGAGGAATATCGCGCCGGGCATCCGGAAGGGTACAGCTACAGCCGGTTCTGCGATTTGTTCAGGGAGTTCGAGGCACGGCTGTCACCGGTCATGCGCCAGGAGCACCGGGCGGGCGACAAGGTGTTCGTCGATTATTCCGGCAAAAAGTTGGGCATCACCGATCCCGCAACTGGCATCGTGCGCATGGCGGAGATTTTTGTCGCGGTGCTGGGCGCGTCGAACTACACCTACGCGGAGGCGAGCTGGACCCAGACGCTGCCGGATTGGATCGGCGCGCATAGCCGCATGTTCCGGTTTTTTGGCGGCGTGCCGCGGCTGATCGTGCCGGATAATCTGAAGTCCGGCGTCAACAAGGCGTCGTTCTACGATCCAGAGATCAACCTGAGCTATGGCCGGATGGCCTCGCATTACGGTGTTGGTGTTTTGCCGGCCCGGCCGCGGCGCCCGAAGGACAAGGCGAAGGTGGAAGCCGGTGTCCGCTTTGCCCAGAGCTACATTCTGGGCCGGTTGCGCCAGCAGACTTTCTTCTCTCTGGCTGAAGCCAACCAGGCGATTGCCGGCATGGTGGAGCGGATCAACGCGCATGTCATGCGCAGGCTCGGCGTCAGCCGGCGGCATTTGTTCGAGACGATCGAACGCCAGGCTTTGGCGGCATTGCCAGAGACCGACCATGAGTTTGCGGAGTGGGGTTTTGCCCGCGTCTCGCTGGATTATCATGTCGAGGTCTGCGGCTTTTTCTACTCGGTGCCGCATCAGCTGATCCGCCAGCAAGTCGATACCCGCGCCACCGAGCGGATGGTTGAGATCTTCCACCAAGGCAAGCGGGTCGCGGTGCATCAGCGCCGCTATGGCGGTCCAAGGCACGGCACTGCCCCTGAGCATATGCCGAGCGCGCACCGGCGCTACGCCGCATGGACGCCGGAGCGGTTCCGCTCATGGGGCGCATCGATCGGCCCGCAGACCGAGGGGCTGATCATCGCCATCCTCGCCAACCGGCCGCATCCGGAACAGGGGTTTCGGACATGCCTTGGCATCCTGCGGCTGTTCAAGGAGTTGGACCGTCCGCGCGCCGAGGCGGTGGCGGCCCGAGCGGTCGCCTTTGGCGCGTTCAACTAC
- a CDS encoding ParA family protein produces MPVQFRPFRTVVGQKDYRKREKGNSRFLDDRHEENSVFHEKKNYANIPFMKTIVIANQKGGSGKSTITVHLAAAAEAAGDGPVVISDTDPQGTAADWFNQRKKLGIDTPRYSALALADLNDRVDALDAAGAAYLFIDTAPSVGAVNAELFALADLVLIPLNPTPADLRALVKGLPLVRQSGRPFQFVLTRVRPNLRNNDGATVALGALGLVLTTRMHERVIYAEAFAHGKTAIETDPRGTAAQEVAALWGEVRDRLENEKEGKTRKREKRNS; encoded by the coding sequence TTGCCAGTCCAGTTCCGACCATTTCGCACCGTCGTCGGGCAAAAAGATTATAGAAAGAGAGAAAAAGGTAATTCGCGCTTTCTGGATGACCGGCATGAAGAGAATTCAGTCTTTCATGAAAAAAAGAATTATGCCAATATCCCTTTCATGAAAACGATTGTCATCGCAAATCAAAAGGGCGGCTCTGGGAAATCGACCATTACCGTTCACCTCGCCGCCGCCGCCGAGGCTGCCGGCGACGGGCCCGTCGTCATCTCTGACACCGACCCGCAAGGCACCGCTGCTGACTGGTTTAACCAGCGCAAGAAGCTCGGCATCGATACGCCACGCTATTCTGCGCTTGCTCTCGCCGACCTGAACGACAGGGTTGATGCCCTTGACGCGGCTGGCGCGGCCTATCTCTTTATTGATACCGCACCATCCGTCGGCGCTGTCAATGCCGAACTGTTCGCGTTGGCCGACTTGGTCCTGATACCACTCAACCCAACGCCGGCTGATCTGCGCGCACTAGTCAAAGGGCTGCCACTCGTCCGCCAGTCGGGCAGGCCCTTTCAGTTTGTGCTTACCCGCGTGCGACCTAATCTGCGCAACAACGACGGGGCTACCGTCGCGCTTGGCGCGCTCGGCCTCGTGCTGACCACACGCATGCATGAGCGCGTAATTTACGCCGAAGCTTTCGCGCACGGGAAGACCGCCATCGAAACCGATCCCAGAGGAACCGCCGCGCAGGAAGTCGCGGCGCTGTGGGGAGAAGTTAGAGATAGGCTGGAAAATGAGAAAGAGGGAAAAACGAGAAAGAGAGAAAAGAGGAATTCATGA
- a CDS encoding ribbon-helix-helix protein, CopG family produces MQKTSTTYTRQYRERLRAAGGEEVLFQLPRETIALLDELKERQGLRNRSLALLQLIERGMQATR; encoded by the coding sequence ATGCAAAAGACCTCAACCACCTATACGAGGCAATACCGTGAGCGGCTTCGTGCTGCTGGCGGCGAGGAGGTTTTGTTCCAACTTCCTCGCGAGACGATTGCACTCCTCGACGAACTCAAGGAACGCCAAGGCCTGCGCAACCGGAGCTTGGCGCTGTTGCAACTGATCGAACGAGGGATGCAAGCCACCCGGTAG